From one Basilea psittacipulmonis DSM 24701 genomic stretch:
- a CDS encoding [protein-PII] uridylyltransferase, giving the protein MNNIIKLKDKYKADCEEVILSYRNNSIDANGLILSLSRATDNLLNAFIQHYPLPPQTALCAVGGYGREQMFPYSDVDLLIITPDEISDQDTEKLERLVTAFWDLGLKIGYSVRTIAQCLEEAHQDIATETSFLDIRFLAGDKTPYDTFNTQFWQQFDAGAFFLAKKLELQQRYQRFNDTPFVIEPNCKESPGALRDIHLIHWLAKAAKLGSTWEGLIQAGLMLANEAKTLTKVEHEFIRLRVALHLLAKKNEDRLIYDWQPQLAEIFKLGDSHQKRPSEILMRNYYWGARIVYQLMRFLLQSFQDYFYPNATQTSIPIDEHFFNRSGRLDIYDQNLFIKKPEEILRTFIVMADHPEISELHVNTARAIWKAGSKINKQFRENPVNKKQFIEIFKRNRGIVHNLRRMIMLDVLPRYLPVFKKIVGMLQHDHYHIYTVDQHTIQVIRHLRRYSMDEHAQEDPFASAVMNNFEHPWLLYLAALFHDIAKGRGGDHSELGAIDAENFARSHYLSESETELMVFLVKEHLFLSATAQKRDLSDPEVIQHFVQKVKDEQHLSALYLLTISDIQGTSPKVMTQWKSMQINQLYQTALAYMGGKSHDNQSVLSQRKQEAAHKVELSGILKQDRDTFWNAMDVAYFLRHTSDEIAWHTRILHPYMQKDDITIIRSRPLINALQIMVYTHDKKNLFEIICAYFYKRKINILEAKIHTCPNQQALDSFLVTSPQIKEDARSCASIIEVELQEQLLNPQLPAIGTDFTFGERHRRLKTFPLVPTIDLSPDEKNANWRLDLVCINMPGVLYTMSYYFAKYHIEIKMAKVMTLGDRVEDVFILNGQALNNPRTQLDFKRDVLDALSNINPYKS; this is encoded by the coding sequence ATGAATAATATCATAAAGTTAAAAGACAAATATAAGGCTGATTGCGAGGAAGTTATTCTATCCTATAGAAATAATTCAATAGATGCTAATGGTCTTATCTTATCACTTTCTCGTGCCACCGATAATTTACTTAACGCATTTATTCAGCACTATCCCTTACCGCCTCAGACCGCTTTATGTGCCGTAGGAGGATATGGTCGCGAACAAATGTTTCCCTATTCTGATGTGGATTTGCTGATCATCACCCCCGATGAAATCAGTGATCAAGATACAGAAAAGTTGGAAAGATTGGTGACGGCTTTTTGGGATTTAGGGCTAAAAATTGGTTACAGCGTTCGCACCATCGCACAATGCCTAGAAGAAGCCCATCAGGACATTGCCACAGAAACTTCTTTTTTGGATATTCGTTTTTTAGCAGGCGATAAAACGCCCTATGACACCTTTAACACCCAGTTTTGGCAACAGTTTGATGCGGGTGCTTTTTTTCTGGCCAAAAAACTAGAATTACAACAGCGTTATCAACGATTTAACGATACTCCTTTTGTGATTGAGCCTAATTGTAAAGAATCTCCAGGGGCATTAAGAGATATTCATCTGATACATTGGTTAGCAAAAGCGGCTAAGTTAGGCTCCACTTGGGAAGGACTAATACAAGCGGGTCTTATGCTGGCGAATGAAGCAAAAACCTTAACAAAAGTTGAACATGAGTTTATCCGCTTACGAGTAGCATTGCATTTATTGGCGAAAAAAAATGAAGATCGGCTTATTTACGACTGGCAACCACAATTAGCTGAAATTTTTAAATTAGGCGATTCACATCAAAAAAGACCCAGTGAAATACTCATGCGAAATTATTACTGGGGAGCCAGAATTGTCTATCAACTCATGCGGTTTTTATTGCAAAGTTTTCAGGATTATTTCTACCCTAATGCCACCCAGACAAGCATTCCCATCGATGAACATTTTTTTAATCGTTCTGGTCGCTTAGATATTTATGATCAAAACTTATTTATCAAAAAACCAGAGGAAATTTTACGCACATTTATTGTCATGGCGGATCATCCTGAGATTTCAGAACTTCATGTCAATACAGCACGAGCGATATGGAAAGCAGGTTCAAAAATCAATAAACAATTTAGAGAAAATCCTGTCAACAAAAAACAGTTTATCGAGATTTTTAAACGAAATCGTGGCATTGTGCACAATCTACGCCGCATGATTATGCTAGATGTACTGCCCCGCTATCTTCCAGTGTTTAAAAAGATTGTGGGGATGCTACAACACGATCATTACCATATTTATACCGTTGATCAACACACCATTCAGGTTATTCGCCATCTCAGACGATATTCCATGGATGAACATGCACAAGAAGATCCGTTTGCCAGTGCCGTGATGAATAATTTTGAACACCCTTGGCTACTGTATTTAGCAGCCCTTTTTCACGATATTGCCAAAGGACGTGGTGGCGATCACTCAGAATTAGGGGCGATTGATGCTGAGAATTTTGCACGCAGTCATTACCTGAGCGAGTCCGAAACGGAACTGATGGTCTTTTTGGTCAAAGAACATTTATTCTTATCGGCCACCGCCCAAAAACGCGATTTATCGGATCCCGAGGTCATTCAACATTTTGTTCAAAAAGTCAAAGATGAACAGCACTTATCCGCTTTATACTTATTAACCATTTCGGATATTCAAGGCACCAGCCCCAAGGTGATGACTCAGTGGAAATCCATGCAGATTAACCAACTCTATCAAACTGCCTTAGCCTATATGGGCGGTAAATCTCACGATAATCAAAGCGTATTGAGCCAAAGAAAACAAGAAGCGGCTCACAAAGTGGAGTTATCGGGGATATTAAAACAGGACAGAGATACTTTTTGGAATGCCATGGATGTCGCTTATTTTTTAAGACATACCTCAGATGAAATCGCTTGGCATACGCGGATTTTACACCCCTATATGCAAAAGGATGATATCACCATCATTCGTTCTCGGCCTTTGATCAATGCCTTGCAAATCATGGTATATACTCACGACAAAAAGAATTTATTTGAGATTATCTGTGCTTATTTTTATAAACGTAAAATCAATATTCTCGAAGCCAAAATCCATACTTGCCCAAATCAGCAAGCATTGGATAGCTTTCTCGTGACCAGCCCCCAGATTAAAGAAGATGCTCGTTCTTGTGCCTCGATTATTGAGGTCGAACTACAAGAACAGTTGTTAAACCCCCAATTACCTGCTATTGGTACCGATTTTACATTTGGCGAAAGACATAGACGGTTGAAAACATTTCCTTTGGTCCCCACTATCGATCTTAGTCCAGATGAAAAAAATGCCAACTGGCGTCTTGATTTAGTCTGTATCAATATGCCTGGCGTGCTTTATACCATGAGTTATTACTTTGCCAAATATCATATTGAGATTAAAATGGCCAAAGTAATGACATTAGGTGATCGCGTGGAAGACGTTTTTATCCTGAATGGACAGGCACTTAATAATCCTAGAACACAACTGGATTTTAAGCGTGATGTATTAGATGCTTTAAGTAACATTAACCCATATAAATCATGA
- the map gene encoding type I methionyl aminopeptidase produces MQILKTTQDIAKMKAACEAAASVLDYIEPFIQAGVTTYELDQLCLKYITEVLHAKSATIGYQMSPEFPPYPGSVCISPNHVVCHGIPNDKKLKNGDILNIDVTVIKDGWYGDTSRMFTVGTPSILAKRLIDITYESMWKGIEKVRPGATLGDIGHAIQTHAQNAGFSVVREYCGHGVGKIFHDEPQILHYGKPNTGMKLFEGLTFTIEPMINAGKKDIKHLSDGWTVVTKDHSLTAQWEHVVRVTADGYEVLTLSPNCPPPPSFVKSANT; encoded by the coding sequence ATGCAAATTTTAAAAACAACTCAAGATATTGCCAAAATGAAAGCTGCTTGCGAAGCTGCTGCCAGTGTACTCGATTATATTGAACCTTTTATACAAGCAGGTGTGACCACTTACGAGCTTGATCAGCTATGCTTGAAATATATCACTGAGGTATTGCACGCTAAATCAGCCACTATTGGCTATCAAATGAGCCCAGAATTCCCTCCTTACCCCGGAAGTGTTTGTATTTCACCTAATCACGTGGTATGTCATGGTATTCCAAATGACAAGAAACTTAAAAACGGCGACATTTTGAATATTGATGTAACGGTTATTAAAGATGGTTGGTATGGGGATACCAGTCGCATGTTTACCGTTGGCACCCCATCCATACTTGCTAAACGTCTGATTGATATTACTTACGAATCGATGTGGAAAGGGATTGAAAAAGTTCGCCCAGGTGCTACCTTAGGGGATATTGGACACGCGATTCAAACACATGCTCAGAATGCTGGTTTTTCCGTTGTTCGCGAGTATTGCGGTCACGGCGTGGGTAAGATTTTTCACGATGAACCCCAGATACTTCACTATGGTAAACCTAATACTGGGATGAAGCTATTTGAAGGACTTACCTTTACCATCGAACCCATGATTAATGCAGGCAAAAAAGATATTAAACATTTAAGTGATGGCTGGACAGTCGTTACCAAGGATCATAGTTTGACTGCCCAGTGGGAACATGTCGTACGCGTGACGGCTGATGGTTACGAGGTATTAACACTTTCACCGAACTGCCCACCGCCACCGAGTTTTGTTAAATCTGCAAATACTTAG
- the rpsB gene encoding 30S ribosomal protein S2, translated as MSLMRELLEAGAHFGHQTRYWNPKMAQYIFGQRNKIHIINLEKTVEKFIDATDKIRKIAAEGGNILFVDTKRAARDIIAQEAARCGMPYVNSRWLGGMMTNFKTVKSSIKRLKDMEAAVENGTADQLTKKEALLFKRNLEKLNKSFGGIKNMTRLPEAIFVIDVGYHKIAIQEARTLKIKVFGVVDTNHSPEGIDYVIPGNDDSAKAVAIYAKGVADAILEGRQERLDGTLSEISANADEDEIAEMDAEIVTEDNAQE; from the coding sequence ATGTCACTAATGCGTGAATTATTGGAAGCAGGTGCTCACTTTGGTCACCAAACTCGTTACTGGAACCCAAAAATGGCTCAGTACATTTTCGGTCAACGTAACAAAATCCATATCATTAACCTAGAAAAAACAGTAGAAAAATTTATCGATGCTACGGATAAAATTCGTAAAATTGCTGCGGAAGGCGGTAATATTCTATTCGTAGATACAAAACGTGCCGCTCGCGACATCATCGCTCAAGAAGCAGCTCGTTGCGGTATGCCTTATGTTAACAGCCGTTGGTTGGGCGGTATGATGACGAACTTTAAAACTGTAAAAAGTTCAATTAAACGCCTAAAAGACATGGAAGCAGCGGTTGAAAACGGTACAGCTGACCAGTTGACTAAGAAAGAAGCTTTGTTGTTTAAACGCAATCTTGAAAAATTAAACAAATCTTTTGGTGGTATTAAGAACATGACTCGCTTACCAGAAGCGATCTTTGTTATCGACGTAGGCTACCACAAAATTGCGATCCAAGAAGCTCGTACATTAAAGATTAAAGTATTTGGCGTGGTGGATACTAACCATAGCCCAGAGGGTATTGATTACGTGATTCCAGGTAACGATGACTCTGCAAAAGCAGTTGCTATTTACGCAAAAGGCGTTGCTGATGCGATTCTTGAAGGTCGTCAAGAGCGTCTAGATGGTACATTAAGCGAAATCAGTGCAAATGCTGACGAAGACGAAATCGCGGAAATGGACGCTGAAATCGTTACAGAAGATAATGCTCAAGAGTAA
- the tsf gene encoding translation elongation factor Ts translates to MAAITAALVKELREKTDAPMMECKKALTEAEGNLERAEEILRVKLGNKASKAATRITAEGLIGLFISDDNKTGAIIEVNCETDFVAKNDEFVNFVNSLAKLVAEKNPADVEALAQLPLADGTVESVRSELVGKIGENMTIRRFQRFHTDQQLASYVHGGRIGVLVDFSGAPEVGKDLAMHIAATKPKALTAEGVSAEDVARERSVAEQKAAESGKPADIVAKMVEGSIAKFLKEVTLLAQPFVKDPNVSVEQMLKSNKASISAFALFVVGEGIEKRTLDFAAEVAAAAAGNN, encoded by the coding sequence ATGGCTGCAATTACTGCTGCATTGGTAAAAGAACTGCGTGAAAAAACTGACGCTCCTATGATGGAGTGTAAGAAAGCTTTAACAGAAGCTGAGGGTAACTTAGAACGTGCTGAAGAGATTCTTCGTGTCAAACTAGGTAACAAGGCTAGTAAAGCTGCCACTCGTATTACTGCTGAAGGTCTAATTGGCTTGTTCATTTCTGATGATAACAAAACAGGTGCTATCATCGAAGTTAACTGCGAAACAGACTTTGTAGCGAAAAACGACGAGTTTGTGAACTTTGTAAACAGCTTGGCAAAACTAGTAGCTGAGAAAAACCCTGCTGACGTTGAAGCATTGGCTCAGTTGCCATTAGCTGATGGTACAGTAGAATCTGTACGTTCAGAGTTGGTTGGAAAAATTGGTGAAAACATGACGATTCGTCGTTTCCAACGTTTCCACACTGACCAACAATTAGCTAGCTATGTTCACGGTGGTCGTATTGGTGTATTAGTGGACTTCTCAGGTGCACCAGAAGTAGGTAAAGATTTGGCGATGCACATCGCTGCTACGAAACCTAAAGCATTAACAGCTGAGGGCGTGTCTGCTGAGGACGTGGCTCGTGAACGTTCAGTTGCTGAACAAAAAGCAGCTGAATCAGGTAAACCTGCTGATATCGTTGCTAAGATGGTTGAAGGCTCAATCGCTAAATTCCTAAAAGAAGTGACTTTATTGGCTCAACCATTCGTTAAAGATCCTAACGTTAGCGTTGAACAAATGCTTAAATCAAATAAAGCGAGCATCTCTGCATTTGCTTTATTCGTAGTAGGCGAAGGTATTGAAAAACGTACATTAGACTTTGCTGCTGAAGTGGCTGCTGCCGCTGCAGGCAATAACTAA
- the pyrH gene encoding UMP kinase: protein MSEPKFKRVLLKLSGEALMGDDQFGINRSTIIRMTEEIAEIAKIGVELAIVIGGGNIFRGVAPGAQGMDRATADYMGMMATVMNSLALQDALKHHGVESRVQSALNLDQVVEPYIRLKSLHYLDEKRTVIFAGGTGNPFFTTDTAAALRGAEIGAEVVLKATKVDGIYSSDPNKDPNATLYHKISFDECISRRLEVMDATAFALCRDQKLPIQVFSINKPGALKRVIMGEQEGTLVHI from the coding sequence ATGTCTGAACCAAAATTTAAACGTGTACTTTTAAAACTATCTGGCGAAGCACTTATGGGCGATGATCAGTTTGGTATCAATCGCTCAACGATTATTCGTATGACGGAAGAGATTGCTGAGATCGCAAAAATCGGAGTGGAATTAGCCATAGTTATTGGCGGCGGTAATATTTTTAGAGGTGTTGCTCCAGGTGCCCAAGGTATGGACCGTGCCACGGCTGATTATATGGGGATGATGGCAACCGTCATGAATTCGCTAGCACTTCAGGATGCTTTGAAACATCATGGGGTAGAGTCGCGTGTTCAATCTGCCTTAAATCTTGATCAGGTAGTAGAGCCTTATATTCGTTTGAAATCTTTGCATTATTTAGATGAAAAACGTACGGTAATCTTCGCCGGTGGTACTGGTAATCCGTTTTTTACCACGGATACGGCCGCAGCGTTAAGAGGTGCTGAGATAGGGGCTGAAGTTGTATTAAAAGCCACGAAAGTTGATGGTATTTACAGCAGCGACCCTAATAAAGATCCTAATGCGACGCTTTATCACAAAATCAGTTTTGATGAGTGCATTAGTCGTCGTTTAGAAGTGATGGATGCCACGGCGTTTGCCTTATGTCGTGATCAGAAGTTACCCATTCAAGTCTTCTCAATTAATAAGCCAGGTGCCTTAAAACGTGTTATTATGGGCGAACAAGAGGGTACTTTGGTACATATTTAA
- the frr gene encoding ribosome recycling factor, translated as MSLSTILKETEQRMKKSIEALKTNLSKIRTGRAHAGILDHVQVEYYGSLVPVSQVAAVNVADARTLTVQPWEKGMGAVIEKAIRESDLGLNPVTAGDSIRVPMPALTEERRRDLTKVVRSEGEDAKIAVRNLRRDANDDLKKLVKDKEISEDDERRGQGDVQKLTDKFVAEIDTLVAQKESEIMTI; from the coding sequence ATGAGTTTGTCAACTATCTTAAAAGAAACCGAACAGCGTATGAAAAAATCGATTGAAGCGCTGAAAACCAATCTTTCTAAAATCCGCACAGGACGTGCACATGCAGGCATTTTGGATCATGTACAAGTCGAGTATTATGGTTCTTTGGTGCCCGTTAGCCAAGTGGCTGCTGTTAACGTCGCAGACGCACGAACATTAACGGTTCAACCTTGGGAAAAGGGCATGGGTGCGGTGATTGAAAAGGCGATTCGTGAATCAGACCTAGGTTTGAATCCCGTAACAGCAGGCGATAGTATTCGTGTCCCGATGCCAGCTTTGACAGAAGAGCGTCGTAGAGACCTCACAAAAGTAGTCAGAAGCGAAGGGGAAGATGCGAAAATTGCTGTACGTAATCTAAGACGTGATGCGAACGACGATTTGAAAAAATTAGTAAAAGACAAGGAAATCTCTGAGGATGATGAACGTCGCGGTCAAGGCGATGTCCAAAAACTTACCGATAAATTTGTGGCGGAAATTGATACATTAGTGGCTCAGAAAGAATCTGAGATCATGACGATTTAA
- the uppS gene encoding polyprenyl diphosphate synthase, translating to MYQQSSTLVIPNHTEKPNHIAIIMDGNGRWAKQRMMPRNLGHIYGTRAVRRAVKYCLKHQIPYLTLFAFSSENWRRPKDEVSLLMNLFIRSLKREVQKLKAHGVRLKVVGKLSDFSQELQREIHYAETETACNDKLVLTICANYGGRWDILEAIKKMMNEYPNLAAEELHESHLSAHLSMSWAPEPDLLIRTGGESRLSNFLIWQLAYTELYFTDKYWPEMNDQEFDKACQWYAQRERRFGRTSDQLKG from the coding sequence ATGTATCAACAAAGTTCCACTTTGGTGATTCCTAATCATACAGAAAAGCCCAATCACATTGCCATTATTATGGATGGCAATGGAAGATGGGCAAAACAGCGTATGATGCCTCGAAATTTAGGACATATTTACGGCACCCGTGCGGTACGCCGAGCCGTTAAATACTGTCTGAAACATCAGATTCCGTATCTCACTTTATTTGCGTTTAGTTCAGAAAACTGGCGAAGACCTAAAGACGAGGTATCTTTACTGATGAATCTTTTTATTCGTTCACTAAAACGTGAGGTCCAAAAACTGAAAGCTCATGGTGTGCGATTAAAAGTGGTTGGAAAATTAAGTGATTTTTCTCAAGAATTACAACGAGAAATACACTACGCAGAAACCGAAACTGCTTGTAATGACAAGCTGGTATTAACGATTTGTGCGAATTATGGTGGCCGATGGGATATTTTAGAGGCAATCAAAAAAATGATGAATGAATATCCTAATCTGGCTGCAGAAGAATTACATGAGTCTCATTTATCGGCTCATTTGAGTATGTCTTGGGCCCCAGAACCTGATTTACTCATTCGAACTGGGGGAGAGAGTCGTTTGTCTAATTTTTTAATTTGGCAACTGGCTTATACCGAATTGTATTTTACTGACAAGTATTGGCCTGAGATGAATGATCAGGAGTTTGATAAAGCTTGTCAGTGGTATGCCCAAAGAGAGCGAAGATTCGGTCGTACCAGCGATCAACTAAAAGGTTAA
- a CDS encoding phosphatidate cytidylyltransferase yields MLLKRIITAVVLFVILLITTLSNNPVYFGLFSALLASLCVWEMLRMIYTPNANKYLNLMVYYAVPAAIYGLFCLMMTHPAWIEAVLGGFFYLNILLAFSWLIIAPMIMIAREKALPKLSVQLFIGIFCILSMISTWMTVYTSYTFGKNAGILFLISWMAIVWAADIMAYFGGKYFGGRKLVVSISPGKTLSGALCGIAAGVFWTCLSVAFNGSFGHALYANPYSLDWSAPIIAGLVISVLSIVGDLFESMIKRYVGVKDSSQLLPGHGGVWDRMDSLLAIAPVIYIFWYLSGLQ; encoded by the coding sequence ATGCTTTTAAAGAGAATAATTACCGCTGTTGTTTTATTTGTTATTTTGCTGATAACGACCTTATCGAATAATCCTGTTTATTTTGGCCTGTTTTCGGCTTTGTTGGCCTCGCTTTGTGTGTGGGAAATGTTACGCATGATTTACACTCCTAATGCCAACAAGTATCTAAATTTGATGGTGTATTATGCGGTGCCAGCAGCGATTTACGGTTTGTTTTGTCTTATGATGACGCACCCCGCATGGATCGAAGCGGTATTAGGAGGATTTTTCTATTTGAATATTCTATTAGCGTTTTCGTGGTTAATTATTGCTCCCATGATTATGATCGCTAGAGAAAAAGCCTTACCAAAACTTAGCGTCCAACTTTTCATTGGTATATTCTGCATTTTAAGCATGATCTCAACTTGGATGACCGTATATACGTCTTACACCTTTGGCAAAAATGCAGGCATTCTCTTTCTTATCTCGTGGATGGCAATTGTCTGGGCTGCGGATATTATGGCTTATTTTGGCGGAAAATATTTCGGTGGCAGAAAGTTGGTCGTCTCTATTAGCCCTGGGAAAACCTTATCAGGTGCTTTGTGCGGTATTGCGGCAGGGGTATTTTGGACATGTTTATCCGTTGCGTTTAACGGTTCATTTGGACATGCATTATATGCGAATCCTTACAGTTTAGATTGGTCAGCCCCCATTATTGCGGGTTTGGTGATCTCTGTCTTGTCCATCGTGGGCGATTTATTTGAATCCATGATTAAACGTTATGTGGGCGTAAAAGATTCCAGTCAATTATTGCCAGGACATGGCGGTGTATGGGATAGAATGGACTCACTGCTAGCGATTGCACCAGTCATCTATATTTTTTGGTATTTAAGTGGCCTACAATAA
- the dxr gene encoding 1-deoxy-D-xylulose-5-phosphate reductoisomerase encodes MENVVILGATGSIGKNTLNVIASHPDKFKVYALTAHRNTKMLFEQAKVFLPNVLVVGSKDAVQELNTYYESCPELTVPKILVGQEGLCEVAQDSAVDTVVAAIVGIAGLSSVFSAAKAGKKILLANKESLVAAGDLFLKTVQASGATLLPVDSEHNAIFQCLNQNQAKMLRRLILTASGGPFLNTPLAELAQVTPEQACKHPNWSMGRKISVDSATMANKGLEVIEAYYLFGVQREQIEVLIHPQSVVHSMVEYADGSILAQMGYADMRIPISYALAYPDRISSNVPTFNLSQLTELRFSLPDYDKFTCLKLAYDALSLGSAYCNAFNAANEMLVNTFLNKEISYPRIAQGIEAILNDMVAENLPAPQSLDDVYDTDLMVREKTILWIRNAQ; translated from the coding sequence ATGGAAAATGTTGTGATATTGGGTGCTACGGGATCCATAGGTAAAAATACCTTAAATGTTATAGCTAGCCACCCTGATAAGTTTAAGGTGTATGCGTTAACGGCTCATCGTAACACTAAAATGCTATTTGAACAGGCGAAAGTTTTTTTGCCCAACGTCTTGGTCGTAGGGTCAAAAGATGCTGTACAAGAACTCAATACCTATTATGAAAGTTGTCCCGAACTGACGGTCCCAAAAATTTTAGTAGGGCAAGAGGGCTTGTGTGAAGTGGCTCAAGATTCAGCGGTAGATACCGTGGTGGCAGCGATTGTGGGCATTGCAGGATTATCGTCTGTGTTCTCAGCAGCGAAAGCAGGCAAAAAAATTCTGTTAGCCAATAAGGAATCCTTGGTGGCAGCAGGCGATTTGTTCTTAAAAACCGTACAAGCCAGTGGCGCTACCTTATTGCCAGTAGATTCTGAGCATAATGCGATTTTTCAGTGCCTAAACCAAAATCAAGCCAAGATGCTTAGAAGACTGATTTTAACCGCATCAGGTGGCCCATTCTTGAATACACCATTAGCGGAACTGGCCCAAGTCACTCCTGAACAAGCCTGCAAACATCCTAACTGGTCGATGGGAAGAAAAATCTCGGTTGACTCGGCTACCATGGCTAATAAAGGCTTAGAGGTAATTGAGGCTTATTATCTTTTTGGGGTTCAAAGAGAACAGATAGAAGTGTTGATTCACCCCCAAAGTGTCGTCCATTCAATGGTAGAGTATGCAGATGGTTCCATTTTGGCACAAATGGGCTATGCCGATATGCGTATTCCTATTTCTTACGCACTCGCTTATCCTGATCGCATCAGTAGCAATGTGCCAACGTTTAACCTAAGCCAGTTAACAGAATTACGTTTTTCATTGCCAGATTATGACAAATTTACCTGTTTGAAACTGGCTTACGATGCCTTATCATTAGGTTCTGCCTACTGTAATGCGTTTAATGCGGCTAATGAAATGTTGGTTAATACATTCTTGAATAAAGAAATTAGCTATCCTCGCATTGCACAAGGGATTGAAGCGATATTAAATGATATGGTGGCCGAGAATTTACCCGCACCTCAATCCTTAGATGATGTCTATGATACAGATTTAATGGTGCGTGAAAAAACAATTTTATGGATAAGAAATGCTCAGTAG
- the rseP gene encoding RIP metalloprotease RseP — MLSSLIFFIITILITVSFHEWGHYLACRLFGVRVERFSIGFGKILLKKIDKKGTEWAISAVPLGGYVKPLAEPIETDIHKNEALSQKTPFQRFIIFFAGPFFSLLLAVIIYTGINIYGQEEPIPLLETPVAGSIAHAAGIQKGDLILEINGVPVKGWNQFNARLVGPMTLGGQVNLKLLQANGESKSITLNFPTQTGNLEKVDFNKLSGIRLKSPITTIGEIIPGGPAEQAGLKAGDVILSIQGLLPNEGLNPSSLVDMIAKHPEETLVFNIERDHKLLDIPVNTIRVAVPNQKGGKDFLGRINARIQAKYATEVIKMSPVEAIFAAFSQTYMTFSQSVTSIIKMVRGEISVKNLSGPISIANYAGKTASYGVITFLKFIALITISLGVFNLIPIPGLDGGQMLTSVVEMIIRRPLSAQVQMALTVTGYTILLALMIFTFTLDIQRLSS; from the coding sequence ATGCTCAGTAGTCTTATATTTTTTATTATTACGATTTTAATCACGGTAAGTTTTCATGAGTGGGGACATTATCTCGCTTGTCGTTTGTTTGGCGTGCGAGTTGAACGTTTTTCGATTGGGTTTGGCAAAATTCTATTGAAAAAAATAGACAAAAAGGGGACTGAATGGGCGATTTCGGCGGTTCCTTTAGGTGGTTATGTGAAACCCTTAGCTGAGCCGATAGAAACGGATATTCACAAAAATGAAGCCTTATCGCAAAAAACACCTTTTCAACGATTTATCATCTTTTTTGCAGGGCCTTTCTTTAGCTTATTATTAGCGGTGATTATCTACACAGGTATCAATATTTACGGTCAAGAAGAGCCGATTCCCTTGTTAGAAACGCCCGTTGCTGGGTCTATTGCACACGCAGCAGGCATTCAAAAGGGAGATTTAATTCTTGAAATTAATGGTGTGCCCGTAAAAGGTTGGAACCAATTTAACGCTCGTTTGGTGGGGCCGATGACTTTGGGCGGTCAGGTAAATTTAAAATTGCTTCAAGCTAATGGTGAGAGTAAAAGTATTACCTTAAATTTTCCCACCCAAACAGGTAATCTTGAAAAAGTCGATTTTAATAAATTATCAGGTATTCGTCTAAAATCGCCTATCACCACCATTGGTGAGATTATTCCAGGCGGACCTGCTGAACAAGCTGGATTGAAAGCAGGGGATGTGATTCTCTCTATCCAAGGCTTATTGCCGAATGAGGGCCTAAATCCGAGTAGTTTAGTCGATATGATTGCCAAACACCCCGAAGAAACCTTAGTTTTTAATATCGAAAGAGATCATAAATTACTTGATATCCCAGTGAACACTATTCGTGTTGCGGTGCCAAATCAAAAAGGTGGCAAAGACTTCCTCGGCAGAATCAATGCTCGTATTCAAGCAAAATACGCCACTGAAGTGATTAAAATGTCTCCTGTAGAGGCCATCTTTGCTGCGTTTTCACAGACTTACATGACATTTTCTCAAAGTGTGACCTCGATCATTAAAATGGTTCGTGGCGAAATCTCTGTTAAAAATTTAAGTGGCCCGATTTCTATTGCCAATTATGCTGGCAAAACAGCCAGTTATGGTGTTATCACTTTTTTAAAATTCATTGCTTTGATTACCATTAGTTTGGGCGTGTTTAATTTAATCCCCATCCCTGGCTTAGATGGCGGTCAAATGCTCACTAGCGTTGTCGAAATGATTATTCGTCGCCCCTTGTCAGCACAGGTGCAGATGGCCTTAACTGTCACGGGTTACACTATTTTATTGGCGTTAATGATTTTTACGTTTACATTGGATATACAAAGATTAAGCTCCTAG